From a region of the Impatiens glandulifera chromosome 4, dImpGla2.1, whole genome shotgun sequence genome:
- the LOC124934706 gene encoding putative F-box/FBD/LRR-repeat protein At4g03220, with translation MTMNPNEDKEDRISGLPDHIIHNILRFIPIRTAAQTMILSHRWKNVFSSIPDLDFTTILASPPPLDFSSHYMIEFDEMVNDRDINFLTNTLSLRNNNFTIRTLKLISSQLSCMAFKFIMIYPKFIDIEELDVRVHDTHYFNIPWSIIRRVRVLKLNIMFLNFDRVIKPSLMKREFKFLHTMTLHKVSFLLLFHDNHVFTDTLFPCLKKLRMEWCFSVKKLTLRCSGLKDLVIKNCCDLNELDIYGLNLERLKVENCFKYISDHTKVKIIAPVMKVLKWVNVHSTLTSFLLEKSYLLEKVIIGLLYKTILIPPKDAQELCNMMNGLSHARFLKFNYASIEMNDLNNDKYWEEQLLEMHSFLNHIRKVKLDVIFESYEDNISLAKFLLKNGKVLEEMVLCIGLNTLIGLARHKLMKSDLMECSSASSKAKLVFQ, from the exons ATGACGATGAACCCTAACGAAGACAAAGAGGATCGAATCAGCGGGCTTCCAGACCACATCATCCACAATATTCTTCGATTTATACCCATTAGAACCGCCGCACAAACTATGATCCTTTCACACCGTTGGAAGAACGTTTTTTCTTCCATTCCCGACCTCGATTTCACAACCATCCTTGCTTCTCCGCCTCCTTTGGATTTCTCATCTCATTATATGATTGAATTTGACGAGATGGTCAATGATAGAGACATCAATTTCCTCACCAACACACTATCTCTCCGCAACAACAACTTTACTATCAGAACCCTAAAATTGATATCTTCTCAATTGAGTTGCATGGCCTTCAAATTCATAATGATATACCCCAAATTCATTGATATTGAAGAGCTAGACGTGAGGGTACATGACACACATTACTTCAATATCCCGTGGAGCATCATCAGACGTGTGAGagttttaaagttaaatatcatgtttttaaactttgATCGCGTTATTAAACCGTCATTGATGAAGAGAGAATTCAAATTTCTCCACACAATGACCCTACACAAGGTAtctttccttcttcttttccaTGATAATCACGTATTCACAGATACCTTGTTTCCGTGTTTGAAGAAGTTGAGAATGGAATGGTGTTTCAGTGTGAAAAAACTTACCTTAAGATGTAGTGGGTTGAAAGATTTGGTCATAAAGAATTGTTGTGACCTTAATGAATTGGATATCTATGGATTAAACTTAGAGAGATTGAAGGTAGAAAATTGCTTTAAATATATCTCCGATCACACTAAGGTCAAGATCATTGCTCCTGTAATGAAGGTTCTTAAATGGGTGAATGTTCATTCAACTCTTACTTCTTTTCTCTTGGAGAAATCATATCTATTGGAGAAGGTTATCAttggtttattatataaaaccaTCCTTATACCACCCAAAGATGCACAAGAATTGTGCAATATGATGAATGGTTTATCTCATGCTAggtttttaaagtttaattatgcATCTATTGAG ATGAATGACTTAAACAACGATAAATATTGGGAAGAACAACTTTTGGAAATGCATTCTTTTCTTAATCATATAAGGAAGGTTAAGTTGGACGTGATTTTTGAATCTTATGAAGACAATATTAGTCTTGCAAAGTTTTTACTAAAGAATGGAAAAGTTCTCGAAGAAATGGTTTTGTGCATCGGATTAAATACTCTAATAGGATTGGCTCGTCACAAATTGATGAAGTCTGATTTAATGGAATGTTCTTCGGCATCTTCTAAAGCTAAGCTAGtatttcaataa
- the LOC124936052 gene encoding uncharacterized protein LOC124936052 — protein sequence MLNWGPVLVAVILFILLTPGLLFQVPGTTKCVEFGNFKTSGASILVHTLLFFSLVCIFLLAVKVHVYAG from the coding sequence ATGTTGAATTGGGGGCCAGTATTGGTGGCAGTTATACTCTTCATCCTCTTAACTCCGGGACTGTTGTTTCAGGTGCCGGGAACTACCAAATGCGTCGAGTTTGGCAATTTCAAGACAAGCGGCGCATCGATATTGGTCCATACTTTGCTCTTCTTTTCCCTTGTTTGCATATTTCTTCTAGCCGTCAAAGTTCATGTTTATGCCGGCTAG
- the LOC124936051 gene encoding uncharacterized protein LOC124936051, translating to MTMQQDHQSKIFYDLSNLILNLLRYPPTTISLSDHRQIVRRPPPTLPPISPAGFASMMLGMSLALMLCGSITFFIGFLLMPWVIGLIMFLYLVGVVSTFSMLGRAIFCHTITDPPSSSTKDVPAWKLL from the exons ATGACAATGCAACAGGATCACCAATCAAAGATCTTCTACGATCTATCAAATCTCATCCTAAACCTTCTACGATATCCTCCAACAACGATCTCTTTATCGGATCATCGCCAGATCGTTAGAAGACCTCCACCAACGTTACCCCCGATTTCCCCCGCTGGGTTCGCGTCTATGATGCTTGGAATGTCTTTGGCCTTGATGTTATGTGGGTCGATTACGTTTTTCATTGGTTTCCTTTTGATGCCTTGGGTGATCGGAttgattatgtttttatatCTTGTTGGAGTTGTTTCTACTTTTTCAATGCTTGGAAGGGCTATTTTTTGTCACACTATCACTGATCCTCCTTCGTCTTCGACTAAAGATGTTCCTG CTTGGAAGCTATTGTGA